In the genome of Streptomyces sp. V2I9, one region contains:
- a CDS encoding oxidoreductase, translated as MSTTASDPLAALGSLSGVPDAVDSVRKSVDRVYGHRVMRRRSNEVTAEAALRGSRGSAALSGADWNLEEVRRRTDFSGEDEARVVGAALRLTAEAGQLLSIWRQSPLRVLARLHLVAAGGATPDDAVGRPRLAGEPVDEPLIEAPLPRAEEVAGRLEGLSRLIIAGGSAPALVTAAVVHGELLALRPFGSHNGLVARTAERIVLIGSGLDPKSICPAEVGHAEQGRAAYVAAFEGYTAGTPEGMAAWIAHCGRSVELGVRESTAVCEALQRGAA; from the coding sequence ATGAGTACGACTGCCTCAGACCCGCTTGCCGCGCTCGGTTCCCTGTCCGGCGTTCCCGATGCCGTGGACTCCGTGCGCAAGTCCGTCGACCGGGTCTACGGCCATCGCGTCATGCGGCGCCGCAGCAACGAGGTCACGGCCGAGGCCGCACTGCGGGGTTCGCGCGGGTCGGCCGCGCTGTCCGGTGCCGACTGGAACCTCGAGGAGGTCCGCCGACGCACCGACTTCAGCGGCGAGGACGAGGCGCGCGTGGTCGGTGCCGCTCTGCGGCTCACCGCGGAGGCGGGTCAGCTCCTTTCCATCTGGCGTCAGTCGCCGCTCCGGGTGCTGGCTCGGCTGCATCTGGTGGCGGCCGGCGGGGCGACCCCCGACGACGCGGTGGGGCGCCCTCGACTGGCAGGGGAACCGGTCGACGAGCCGCTCATCGAGGCACCGCTACCCAGGGCCGAAGAGGTCGCCGGGCGACTCGAAGGGCTCTCGCGGCTGATCATCGCGGGCGGTAGCGCCCCCGCTCTGGTCACGGCGGCCGTGGTGCACGGTGAACTGCTGGCGCTGCGCCCGTTCGGCTCGCACAACGGTCTGGTGGCCCGGACGGCCGAGCGGATCGTGTTGATCGGCAGTGGGCTGGACCCCAAGTCGATCTGCCCGGCCGAGGTGGGGCACGCGGAACAGGGCCGGGCCGCCTACGTGGCGGCGTTCGAGGGGTACACGGCCGGAACCCCGGAGGGTATGGCCGCCTGGATCGCCCACTGCGGGCGTTCGGTGGAGCTGGGTGTGCGCGAGTCGACCGCGGTCTGCGAGGCGCTCCAGCGCGGCGCTGCTTGA
- a CDS encoding Rv3654c family TadE-like protein, with the protein MGRDTGRVEALSAGRDTGRGAASGADRGVATVWVAVTATALCTVFAVVLALGQAVAARHRAGGAADLAALAAADRALEGAVVACEVARRVALAQGAELVRCAVNGEIADVTARSGFGPYAPAVRARAGPPALPRASKEVGEPLAEDASTPAGDAQAVEKGDGVGTPVHGG; encoded by the coding sequence GTGGGCCGGGACACGGGCCGGGTGGAGGCCCTGAGCGCGGGCCGGGACACGGGTCGGGGGGCGGCCTCGGGGGCGGACCGGGGCGTGGCGACGGTGTGGGTCGCTGTCACCGCCACCGCGCTGTGCACCGTGTTCGCCGTCGTGCTCGCGCTGGGGCAAGCCGTGGCTGCCCGTCACCGGGCGGGCGGAGCAGCGGATCTGGCGGCGCTCGCGGCCGCGGACCGGGCGCTGGAGGGTGCGGTGGTCGCCTGCGAGGTGGCCAGGAGGGTGGCCCTGGCACAGGGCGCCGAGCTCGTCCGCTGTGCGGTGAACGGGGAGATCGCCGATGTGACCGCCCGTTCGGGGTTCGGTCCGTATGCACCCGCCGTCAGAGCGCGGGCCGGTCCGCCGGCCCTCCCTCGGGCCTCGAAGGAGGTCGGGGAACCGCTGGCCGAGGACGCGAGTACCCCGGCCGGGGATGCGCAAGCCGTCGAGAAGGGGGATGGCGTGGGCACGCCGGTCCATGGTGGGTGA
- a CDS encoding TadE family type IV pilus minor pilin produces MTAEAAVVIPVLVTFALALLWALVAASDQIRCVDAARAGARAAARSEPEAAVLEAAREAAPRGARVEVARAGDLWRVRVEAPAPGPGALTLMLSAEAAVLAEDTVGSVAT; encoded by the coding sequence GTGACGGCAGAGGCGGCCGTGGTGATCCCGGTGCTGGTCACCTTCGCGCTGGCGCTGCTCTGGGCACTGGTGGCGGCGTCCGACCAGATCCGCTGTGTGGATGCGGCGCGGGCGGGGGCGCGCGCAGCGGCCCGCTCGGAGCCGGAGGCGGCGGTACTGGAGGCGGCCCGTGAGGCCGCACCCCGCGGGGCCCGCGTCGAGGTGGCGCGGGCCGGTGACCTGTGGCGGGTCCGGGTGGAGGCACCGGCTCCGGGTCCGGGGGCGCTGACCCTGATGTTGAGCGCAGAGGCGGCCGTCCTGGCCGAGGACACGGTAGGGAGCGTCGCCACATGA
- a CDS encoding TadA family conjugal transfer-associated ATPase: protein MTDELLDAVRQRLARSGTAPTPAGVAAALRAQGRLLGDAEVLGAAAELRGELVGTGVLEPLLSDPEVTDVLVSAPDRVWVDRGGGLQLTGVAFADAAAVRRLAQRLAAVAGRRLDDARPWVDARLPDGTRMHAVLPPVSVGSACLSLRVVRPKAFSLTELVDAGTVPPGGDRILRALVEARISYVISGGTGAGKTTLLASLLGAVGAHERIVLAEDSAELRPDHPHVVRLESRPANQEGAGRVTLRDLVRQALRMRPDRLVVGEVRGAEVTQLLAALNTGHEGGCGTVHANAAEHVPARLEALGTAAGLDRVALHSQLAAALSVVVHLVRDRAGQRRVAEVHVLERDAAGLVFTVPALSWGTGGFVPERGWERLRSLIGGAL, encoded by the coding sequence ATGACGGACGAACTGCTCGACGCCGTACGCCAGCGGCTGGCCCGCAGCGGTACCGCTCCGACTCCAGCCGGCGTGGCCGCCGCCCTACGGGCCCAGGGGCGGCTGCTGGGGGATGCCGAGGTGCTCGGCGCCGCGGCGGAGCTGCGCGGCGAACTCGTCGGCACGGGAGTGCTGGAGCCGTTGCTCTCGGACCCGGAGGTGACGGATGTGCTGGTGTCGGCACCGGACCGGGTGTGGGTGGACCGGGGCGGCGGGCTCCAGCTGACGGGTGTCGCCTTCGCGGACGCGGCGGCGGTCCGGAGGCTGGCCCAGCGTCTTGCCGCAGTGGCGGGCAGGCGGCTGGACGACGCGCGGCCCTGGGTGGACGCACGACTGCCCGACGGCACGCGGATGCACGCCGTGCTGCCACCGGTGTCCGTCGGCTCGGCCTGCCTCTCCCTGCGCGTGGTACGGCCGAAAGCTTTCTCGCTCACGGAGTTGGTGGACGCGGGCACGGTGCCGCCGGGCGGTGACCGGATCCTGCGAGCACTCGTGGAAGCGCGGATCTCCTACGTGATCAGCGGCGGCACAGGGGCAGGAAAGACGACGCTCCTCGCCAGCCTGCTCGGCGCGGTCGGGGCGCACGAACGGATCGTGCTCGCCGAGGACTCCGCCGAACTGCGGCCGGACCACCCGCACGTGGTCCGCCTGGAGTCCCGCCCGGCCAACCAGGAGGGCGCGGGCCGGGTGACGTTGCGGGATTTGGTGCGGCAGGCGCTGCGCATGCGGCCCGACCGGCTGGTGGTCGGAGAGGTGCGGGGCGCTGAGGTCACGCAATTGCTGGCTGCGTTGAACACCGGACACGAAGGGGGATGCGGCACCGTCCACGCGAACGCCGCCGAGCACGTCCCTGCCCGGCTGGAAGCGCTGGGTACCGCGGCCGGTCTCGATCGGGTCGCCCTGCACAGCCAGTTGGCGGCCGCTCTCTCGGTGGTCGTGCATCTCGTCCGGGACCGCGCGGGGCAGCGGCGGGTTGCCGAGGTACACGTCCTGGAGCGGGACGCGGCCGGGTTGGTCTTCACGGTTCCGGCCCTGAGCTGGGGAACCGGCGGCTTCGTGCCGGAGCGGGGCTGGGAACGGTTGCGGTCTCTGATCGGGGGTGCGCTGTGA
- a CDS encoding HAD family phosphatase, giving the protein MLSVVENCFSPRTAAFFDLDKTVIAKSSTLTFSKSFYQGGLINRRAVLRTAYTQFVFMAGGADHEQMEKMRAYLSALCKGWNVQQVREIVAETLHDLIDPIIYDEAATLIEEHHTAGRDVVIVSTSGAEVVEPIGELLGADRVVATRMVVGDDGCFTGEIEYYAYGPTKAEAVKALAESEGYDLARCYAYSDSVTDVPMLESVGHPHAVNPDRALRREAILREWPILVFDRPVRLKQRLPAFSMPPRPALVAAAAVGAAAVTAGLVWYASRRRATVAALPG; this is encoded by the coding sequence ATGCTCAGCGTTGTGGAAAACTGCTTCTCGCCGCGCACAGCAGCCTTCTTTGACCTGGACAAGACGGTCATTGCGAAGTCTTCGACGCTGACCTTCAGCAAGTCCTTCTACCAAGGCGGGCTGATCAACCGCCGCGCCGTACTGCGCACCGCGTACACCCAGTTCGTGTTCATGGCCGGGGGCGCCGATCACGAGCAGATGGAGAAGATGCGTGCCTACCTCTCCGCCCTCTGCAAGGGATGGAACGTCCAGCAGGTCAGGGAGATCGTCGCCGAAACCCTGCACGACCTGATCGACCCGATCATCTACGACGAGGCCGCCACCCTCATCGAGGAACACCACACGGCAGGACGCGATGTGGTCATCGTGTCCACCTCGGGCGCCGAGGTCGTCGAACCCATCGGCGAACTGCTCGGGGCGGATCGTGTCGTCGCCACCCGCATGGTCGTCGGCGACGACGGCTGCTTCACGGGCGAGATCGAGTACTACGCCTACGGTCCGACCAAGGCCGAGGCCGTGAAGGCCCTCGCGGAATCGGAGGGGTACGACCTCGCACGTTGCTACGCCTACAGCGACTCGGTGACCGACGTGCCGATGCTGGAGTCGGTCGGCCACCCGCACGCGGTCAACCCCGACCGCGCGCTACGCCGCGAAGCGATCCTTCGCGAGTGGCCGATTCTCGTCTTTGACCGTCCGGTCCGCCTCAAGCAGCGCCTGCCCGCATTCTCCATGCCTCCCCGGCCGGCCCTCGTGGCGGCGGCAGCGGTCGGCGCGGCAGCGGTCACCGCCGGACTGGTCTGGTACGCCAGCCGTCGGCGTGCCACCGTCGCCGCCCTGCCGGGATAG
- the ssd gene encoding septum site-determining protein Ssd, with protein MAGSLAGDGATLAGRRCGGPLIVTEDVELLDDLLRLCAAAGAEPEVHHGPPGRRGGWERAPMVLVGDDAAARCRGADRRKGVMLVGRDQDDPDVWRRAVEIGAEYVLRLPDSEGWLVEQIANAAEGVGQPALTVGVMGGRGGSGASTLACALAVNAARAGRRTMLIDADPLGGGIDVLLGGERAEGRRWPDFAQSKGRLGGGALEDSLPALHGLRVLSWGRDDEVVIPPQAMRAVLAAARRLGGVVVVDLPRRVDEGVAEALAQLDLGLLVVPGELRAVVAAKRVAATVGMVLDDLRVVPRGPYAAGLDGQWVARAVGLPLVGELPHEPDLLASQDDGTPPGGSARSPLARFCSAFWTQAEAAADTRSPSAPPGGGRA; from the coding sequence GTGGCTGGATCCCTTGCAGGAGACGGAGCGACGCTCGCCGGGCGGCGGTGCGGAGGCCCGCTGATCGTGACGGAGGACGTGGAGCTGCTCGACGACCTGCTGCGGCTGTGCGCGGCGGCCGGAGCCGAGCCGGAGGTCCATCACGGGCCGCCGGGCCGTCGGGGCGGCTGGGAGCGGGCTCCGATGGTGCTGGTCGGGGACGACGCCGCCGCGCGGTGCCGCGGCGCGGACCGCAGGAAGGGGGTGATGCTGGTCGGGCGGGACCAGGACGATCCGGACGTGTGGCGCCGGGCGGTGGAGATCGGGGCCGAATATGTGCTGCGGCTGCCTGATTCCGAGGGCTGGCTCGTCGAGCAGATCGCCAACGCCGCCGAAGGTGTGGGGCAGCCGGCGCTCACCGTCGGCGTGATGGGCGGCCGGGGCGGCTCCGGCGCGTCCACGCTGGCCTGCGCTCTGGCCGTGAACGCGGCGAGGGCGGGTCGGCGGACGATGCTGATCGACGCCGATCCGCTGGGAGGCGGCATCGACGTCCTGCTCGGCGGTGAGCGGGCAGAGGGCAGACGGTGGCCGGATTTCGCCCAATCGAAGGGGCGTCTCGGCGGTGGGGCCCTGGAGGACTCGCTGCCCGCGCTTCACGGGCTGCGGGTGCTGAGCTGGGGGCGTGACGACGAGGTCGTGATCCCACCGCAGGCGATGCGGGCGGTGCTCGCCGCCGCGCGTCGCCTCGGCGGAGTGGTGGTCGTGGATCTCCCGCGCCGGGTCGACGAGGGAGTGGCGGAGGCTCTGGCCCAACTCGATCTCGGCCTGCTCGTCGTGCCGGGCGAACTGCGCGCGGTCGTGGCGGCCAAACGCGTCGCGGCCACGGTCGGCATGGTGCTGGACGACCTGCGGGTGGTCCCGCGGGGGCCGTATGCGGCAGGACTGGACGGACAGTGGGTGGCCCGGGCCGTCGGCCTCCCGCTCGTCGGCGAACTTCCCCACGAGCCGGACCTTCTGGCCTCCCAGGACGACGGCACCCCGCCCGGCGGCAGCGCCCGGAGCCCGCTGGCCCGGTTCTGTTCGGCCTTCTGGACGCAGGCGGAGGCAGCCGCCGACACCCGCTCCCCGTCCGCCCCGCCCGGGGGAGGCAGGGCATGA
- a CDS encoding type II secretion system F family protein, whose translation MSAVGGEVLHSLGMAMAMLGLAAQLAAMATGRYRLRAVRGRGALLLGEAASAHPGRWSVSRLAVRFRSGGGCVGPSGVARGWVAPAGAWLTGWILVGGVLGCAAGSAAAYGAWRWQRARLRDGPDGTVPDRAVIAGQLPLAADLLAACIAVGAGPGEAAEEVGESIGGPVGDGLARTAAEIRLGGEPAEAWGRFAEIPGAGPLARCLYRAGSTGAPAAEPVARLAESMRAERAAAAVARAQRAGVLITAPVGLCFLPAFLAVGVAPVIIGLAGGLLSGGGPGR comes from the coding sequence GTGAGCGCGGTGGGCGGAGAAGTTCTCCACAGCCTGGGGATGGCGATGGCGATGCTGGGCCTGGCCGCACAGCTGGCGGCCATGGCCACCGGCAGGTACCGGTTGCGCGCGGTGCGCGGTCGGGGAGCCCTGCTGCTGGGGGAGGCGGCGTCGGCGCACCCCGGCAGGTGGAGCGTGAGCCGACTGGCCGTACGGTTCCGGTCGGGCGGCGGCTGCGTTGGGCCTTCCGGGGTGGCTCGGGGGTGGGTGGCTCCGGCAGGGGCCTGGTTGACCGGATGGATCCTGGTCGGCGGCGTGCTGGGCTGCGCCGCCGGTTCGGCCGCCGCGTACGGGGCGTGGAGGTGGCAGCGGGCCCGGCTCCGGGACGGTCCCGATGGCACCGTCCCGGACCGGGCCGTGATCGCCGGGCAGCTCCCCTTGGCGGCGGATCTGCTGGCCGCCTGTATCGCGGTCGGAGCCGGCCCGGGGGAGGCTGCCGAGGAGGTGGGTGAATCCATCGGAGGCCCGGTCGGTGACGGGCTCGCCCGAACGGCCGCCGAGATCCGTCTCGGCGGCGAACCGGCCGAGGCATGGGGCCGGTTCGCCGAGATACCGGGCGCCGGTCCGCTGGCCCGCTGTCTGTACCGGGCGGGTTCGACGGGGGCCCCGGCCGCGGAGCCGGTCGCCAGGCTCGCCGAGTCGATGCGCGCCGAGCGAGCTGCTGCGGCGGTCGCGCGGGCACAACGCGCCGGCGTGTTGATCACCGCACCGGTCGGCCTCTGCTTCCTCCCCGCCTTCCTGGCGGTCGGGGTGGCACCGGTGATCATCGGTCTGGCCGGCGGCCTGCTCTCGGGCGGCGGTCCGGGCCGGTGA
- a CDS encoding ATP-binding protein yields MKIAFVGKGGSGKTTLSSLFIRHLAANEAHVIAVDADINQHLGAALGLDEAEAAALPAMGAHLPLIKEYLRGTNPRITSAETMIKTTPPGEGSRLLQVREDNPIFDACARTVRLDDGDVRLMATGPFTESDLGVACYHSKVGAVELCLNHLVDGPDEYVVVDMTAGSDSFASGMFTRFDMTFLVAEPTRKGVSVYRQYKEYARDFGVALKVVGNKVQGPDDLEFLRAEVGDDLLIGVGHSDWVRSMEKGRPSRFELLEADNRMALQTLQDTAEDSYELRDWERYTRQMVHFHLKNAESWGNEKTGADLAAQVDPAFVLDERYAGAGAAAPA; encoded by the coding sequence ATGAAGATCGCTTTCGTCGGGAAGGGCGGCAGCGGAAAGACCACGCTGTCCTCGCTCTTCATCCGCCACCTCGCCGCCAACGAAGCCCACGTGATCGCCGTGGACGCCGATATCAACCAGCACCTGGGGGCCGCGCTCGGCCTGGACGAGGCCGAGGCCGCCGCGCTTCCGGCCATGGGGGCGCACCTCCCCCTCATCAAGGAGTACCTGCGGGGGACCAATCCCCGCATCACCTCCGCCGAGACGATGATCAAGACGACGCCACCCGGTGAAGGCTCCCGGCTGCTGCAGGTCCGCGAGGACAATCCGATCTTCGATGCCTGCGCGCGCACGGTACGGCTCGACGACGGGGACGTCCGGCTGATGGCGACGGGCCCCTTCACGGAGTCCGACCTCGGGGTGGCCTGCTACCACTCCAAGGTCGGCGCCGTGGAGCTGTGCCTCAACCACCTGGTCGACGGCCCCGACGAGTATGTGGTGGTCGACATGACGGCGGGCTCGGACTCGTTCGCCTCGGGCATGTTCACGCGCTTCGACATGACGTTCCTCGTCGCGGAGCCGACCCGTAAGGGGGTGTCGGTCTACCGCCAGTACAAGGAGTACGCCCGTGACTTCGGTGTCGCCCTGAAGGTCGTCGGGAACAAGGTGCAGGGGCCGGACGACCTGGAGTTCCTGCGCGCGGAGGTCGGCGACGACCTGCTGATCGGGGTCGGCCACTCCGACTGGGTACGGTCGATGGAGAAGGGGCGGCCGTCCCGGTTCGAACTGCTGGAGGCCGACAACCGGATGGCCCTGCAGACGTTGCAGGACACCGCCGAGGACTCGTACGAGCTGCGCGACTGGGAGCGCTACACCCGCCAGATGGTGCACTTCCACCTGAAGAACGCCGAGAGCTGGGGCAACGAGAAGACCGGTGCCGATCTGGCCGCCCAGGTCGATCCCGCCTTCGTCCTCGACGAGCGGTACGCCGGAGCGGGCGCGGCCGCACCCGCCTGA
- the acs gene encoding acetate--CoA ligase — MPRDTTDTLGLGEVVSNESLANLLREERKFAPPAELAANANVTAEAYEQAEADRLGFWAEQARRLTWVTEPTETLDWSNPPFAKWFADGELNVAYNCVDRHVEAGNGDRVAIHFEGEPGDSRAITYAELKDEVSRAANALTELGVGKGDRVAVYLPMIPEAAIAMLACARIGAAHSVVFGGFSADAIAARIKDADAKVVITADGGYRRGKPTALKPAVDDAVSRFDTVEHVLVVRRTGQDTAWTEGRDVWWHEITGRQSAEHTPEAFEAEQPLFILYTSGTTGKPKGILHTSGGYLTQAAYTHHAVFDLKPESDVYWCTADIGWVTGHSYIVYGPLANGATQVMYEGTPDTPHQGRFWEIVQKYGVTILYTAPTAIRTFMKWGDDIPAKFDLSSLRVLGSVGEPINPEAWMWYRKNIGADTCPIVDTWWQTETGAMMISPLPGVTGTKPGSAQRALPGIAATVVDDEANEVPNGGGGYLVLTEPWPSMLRTIWGDDQRFIDTYWSRFEGKYFAGDGAKKDEDGDIWLLGRVDDVMLVSGHNISTTEVESALVSHPSVAEAAVVGAADETTGQAIVAFVILRGTATASDELVADLRNHVGATLGPIAKPKRVLPVAELPKTRSGKIMRRLLRDVAENRELGDVTTLTDSSVMDLITTQLPSSPSED, encoded by the coding sequence ATGCCTCGGGACACAACGGACACCCTGGGACTGGGAGAAGTCGTGAGCAACGAGAGCCTGGCCAACCTGCTTCGGGAAGAGCGGAAGTTCGCTCCGCCTGCCGAGCTGGCCGCCAACGCCAACGTCACCGCAGAGGCGTACGAGCAGGCCGAGGCGGACCGGCTGGGCTTCTGGGCCGAGCAGGCGCGCCGCCTGACCTGGGTCACCGAACCGACCGAGACCCTCGACTGGAGCAACCCGCCCTTCGCGAAGTGGTTCGCGGACGGCGAGTTGAACGTCGCGTACAACTGCGTGGACCGCCATGTCGAGGCCGGCAACGGTGACCGGGTCGCCATCCACTTCGAGGGCGAGCCGGGCGACAGCCGGGCCATCACCTACGCGGAGCTGAAGGACGAGGTCTCCCGCGCCGCCAACGCGCTGACCGAGCTGGGCGTCGGCAAGGGCGACCGGGTCGCCGTCTACCTGCCGATGATCCCCGAGGCCGCCATCGCGATGCTGGCCTGCGCCCGCATCGGCGCCGCGCACTCCGTGGTCTTCGGCGGCTTCTCGGCCGACGCCATCGCCGCCCGCATCAAGGACGCGGACGCCAAGGTCGTCATCACGGCCGACGGCGGCTACCGCCGCGGCAAGCCGACCGCGCTCAAGCCCGCGGTCGACGACGCCGTCTCGCGCTTCGACACCGTCGAGCACGTCCTCGTCGTCCGCCGTACCGGTCAGGACACCGCCTGGACCGAGGGCCGCGACGTCTGGTGGCACGAGATCACCGGCCGCCAGTCCGCCGAGCACACCCCCGAGGCGTTCGAGGCCGAGCAGCCGCTCTTCATCCTCTACACCTCCGGCACCACGGGTAAGCCGAAGGGCATCCTGCACACCTCCGGCGGCTACCTCACCCAGGCCGCGTACACGCACCACGCGGTCTTCGACCTCAAGCCCGAGTCCGACGTCTACTGGTGCACCGCCGACATCGGCTGGGTGACCGGGCACTCGTACATCGTGTACGGGCCGCTGGCCAACGGCGCGACCCAGGTCATGTACGAGGGCACCCCGGACACCCCGCACCAGGGCCGGTTCTGGGAGATCGTGCAGAAGTACGGCGTCACGATCCTCTACACCGCGCCCACCGCGATCCGTACGTTCATGAAGTGGGGCGACGACATCCCCGCGAAGTTCGACCTGAGCAGCCTCCGGGTCCTCGGTTCGGTCGGTGAACCGATCAACCCCGAGGCGTGGATGTGGTACCGGAAGAACATCGGCGCCGACACGTGCCCCATCGTGGACACCTGGTGGCAGACCGAGACCGGCGCGATGATGATCTCGCCGCTGCCCGGCGTGACCGGGACGAAGCCGGGAAGCGCCCAGCGCGCGCTGCCGGGCATCGCCGCCACCGTCGTGGACGACGAGGCCAACGAGGTGCCGAACGGCGGGGGCGGCTACCTCGTCCTCACCGAGCCGTGGCCGTCCATGCTCCGCACCATCTGGGGCGACGACCAGCGCTTCATCGACACCTACTGGTCGCGCTTCGAGGGCAAGTACTTCGCGGGCGACGGCGCCAAGAAGGACGAGGACGGCGACATCTGGCTGCTCGGCCGGGTCGACGACGTCATGCTCGTCTCCGGGCACAACATCTCGACCACCGAGGTCGAGTCGGCGCTCGTCTCCCACCCGTCGGTCGCCGAGGCCGCCGTGGTCGGCGCGGCCGACGAGACGACCGGCCAGGCCATCGTCGCGTTCGTGATCCTGCGCGGCACGGCGACCGCATCCGACGAGCTGGTCGCGGACCTGCGCAACCACGTCGGCGCGACGCTCGGCCCGATCGCCAAGCCCAAGCGGGTGCTGCCGGTCGCCGAACTGCCGAAGACCCGGTCCGGCAAGATCATGCGCCGCCTCCTCCGCGACGTCGCGGAGAACCGCGAGCTGGGTGACGTCACGACGCTGACGGACTCCTCGGTGATGGACCTGATCACCACCCAGCTCCCGTCCTCCCCCTCCGAGGACTGA
- a CDS encoding DUF4244 domain-containing protein — protein MKTKFWDLAVNALRRGRPSAGAPGRSARWSARWAGRLGRSDHGMTTSEYAVGTIAACAFAAVLYKVVNSGPVLSALQSLVEDALDAKF, from the coding sequence ATGAAAACGAAGTTCTGGGACCTGGCCGTCAACGCACTGCGCCGAGGGCGACCGTCCGCGGGGGCACCGGGCCGCTCGGCGAGGTGGTCCGCGCGCTGGGCGGGGCGGCTCGGCCGGTCGGATCACGGGATGACCACGTCCGAATACGCGGTGGGAACCATCGCGGCGTGCGCTTTCGCCGCGGTGCTCTACAAGGTGGTGAACAGCGGGCCGGTGCTGTCGGCACTGCAGTCACTGGTCGAGGACGCGCTCGATGCGAAGTTCTGA
- a CDS encoding type II secretion system F family protein, producing the protein MSAYAIHTVALCAGSAMWLARVRDSGARRARVLFVDAPPRSRPWRPGARLLTARGQVMEAVRSRREWWCVPAAVLLAVAGSSVLPLVAGAVAVPLVRRWLHGRTGVRAAERGAAAVAALCGAVVGELRAGREPGQALLAALSEGSAGNSVCAAATASGGRLGEAEDAVLAAARFGGDVPAALRQAAEGPGLGGLSGMAACWRVAVDGGAGLAVGLERLEATLRDERRRQEELRAQLSGAWSTVVVLALLPVAGLGLGAALGAEPLRVLLHTPAGLACLAVGASLEAVGLYWACRIVRGGEET; encoded by the coding sequence ATGTCCGCCTACGCGATCCACACGGTGGCGCTCTGCGCGGGTTCGGCGATGTGGCTTGCGAGGGTGCGGGATTCCGGGGCACGGCGGGCACGGGTGCTGTTCGTGGACGCTCCACCCCGGTCACGTCCGTGGCGGCCAGGGGCCCGGCTGCTCACGGCGCGGGGACAGGTGATGGAGGCGGTCCGGAGCCGTCGGGAGTGGTGGTGCGTTCCGGCCGCCGTACTGCTCGCCGTCGCGGGGAGTTCAGTGCTGCCGCTGGTCGCTGGAGCCGTGGCGGTCCCGCTGGTACGCCGCTGGCTGCACGGGCGGACCGGAGTGCGGGCGGCGGAGAGGGGCGCGGCCGCGGTGGCGGCGCTGTGCGGGGCTGTGGTCGGGGAGTTGCGCGCCGGCCGTGAGCCGGGGCAGGCGCTGCTGGCCGCGCTGAGCGAGGGCTCGGCGGGGAACAGCGTGTGCGCTGCGGCCACCGCTTCCGGCGGTCGGCTGGGGGAGGCGGAGGACGCGGTGCTGGCGGCGGCGCGGTTCGGTGGCGACGTACCGGCGGCACTGCGGCAGGCCGCGGAAGGTCCGGGTCTGGGAGGGCTCTCCGGGATGGCCGCGTGCTGGCGGGTGGCCGTCGACGGTGGAGCCGGGCTGGCGGTCGGGTTGGAGCGGCTGGAGGCGACGTTGCGGGACGAGCGGCGCAGACAGGAGGAGTTGCGCGCGCAGCTGTCGGGAGCGTGGTCGACCGTCGTGGTCCTGGCGCTGCTCCCGGTGGCGGGGCTGGGGCTCGGAGCGGCCCTCGGAGCCGAACCCTTGCGTGTCCTGCTCCACACCCCGGCAGGTCTGGCCTGCCTGGCGGTGGGCGCGTCGCTGGAGGCGGTCGGACTGTATTGGGCGTGCCGCATCGTGCGCGGAGGGGAGGAGACGTGA